Within Lolium rigidum isolate FL_2022 chromosome 5, APGP_CSIRO_Lrig_0.1, whole genome shotgun sequence, the genomic segment GGGTGTTTGGAGGTGCGGCAATGGTGCAGGCACCTCTCGACATCAACAAGGATGTGCCAGAACACACCGCGCTGCTCTTGCTCCTGCAGGGAAGGAATAAACATGTCGACAGACGAATTGAGCAAAACTACATAGCTTCAGGATTGGGAGTCCCTATTGCATCAAGTGATGTTAAACCATACGGCACGTAGAAACTATTAAACCAggatcacaaaaaaaaaacattttggaCTCCTTTTTGCATATCATGCAAGCATGAATCATGGGGATTAAACATATATATGTCAGACAAAACTTTTGCATTGCATCGACAAATTGAGATCAGGGAACCAAGGGACAGATagcaagaacaaaaaaaaaaaacaccagaAGGAAGAAACATGGCACAAGAATGGATGGGAGGACAACGGAGGGTCTAAAACGGTATTGGACGTGCTATCGTCACTCTTAAGCAGAAGGCATGCTGTAGACCACCGACAAATACATCTTTATCTAGAACCGCCGCGGTGGCCGCTCCTCTGCGACATTCACTCGTAGGGCACGCCCCTCCAAACTCTGCAAAATTCAGACAGCGATCAGACTCATCGAAGGACATTGATTATCTCGGTATAAACCATAATTGTTTCACAGTATGAAAGTGGCAATGATATCAATTGCATACTAACCTGTCCATCAAGGGCAGCAATAGCATCATCCAGTTCCACCTGCGATGCCATTGTCACGAAACCGAATCCCCGTGAGCGCCCGGTGTCCCTGTCGTAGACAACCCTAGCATCGACAACTTTGCCATGCTCACTGAACATCTCTACCAACCTAGAGTCGTCCACCTGCCATGGCAGGTTGCCCACGTAAATCCTGAATGAAGACCCGGAATCACGGGGAGGCCTCTCCACACGGGCACCTCTAGGAGCCGCCTTGTTTACAGTCAACAGCCTTCCACCCACATCCTGTCCACGTTAAAGGTCATTCGGGAAAGCATCAAATTTGCATGCATTCTTTAGCTCGTGCTTAATATAATGAACTGCACATGATCTTTAACTTGAGACCTAGGACAGGAAACATATTCAAATTGAGACCTAGGACAGGAAACATATTCAAATGTAAAATGGGAGAACATTCTATGAGGTTCCGAAGACTAAATTCAGAACATGCAAGGAAAATAGGCACATGAGTTATCAAGTACACTCACGTAGCGATGGAACATTTCCACAGCCTTCTCAGCCTCCTCAATGGTGCTCATGGTGACGAACCCAAATCCACGGCTCTGGTCTGTTTCCCTGTTGTAAATGACCTGTAGAGCCACAAGACAGAAACTGCATTTTAGGACAAAGGAAACACATACAGTATCCAAGCAACTACTAACCGACGGACTACCCCACCAACAATGCTGGTGAAGCAGATACAACGCTACGTGTTAATAACCCATACGAGGTCAGGAAACAATACTTGTTCAGTTGTTCTGTGGTACAAATGCATTTAGATTCTACGTCTTGTGCAAGCAAAACTTCGTAGTAGAAGCCAAATCACAGTAGGATCACTTTAAATTTCGCAGTTTCAGAAAAAGGCCACATTCGTTGGTCTAACGAGTAAACAGGCAAAGACATAATAATTCTGACAAGAACTTGCAATCCCCACAACATAAGCATACTTCAAACAATACCACATAGCATCCTAGTTCAACCTGAACATACAACACAGAAAGGCTTGCGAAACAGCACCCCTTAGTAGTCCCTATATCTGTCATGTTTCTTGAATCATTTACAAGCGGTATTCAAGCTCTTATTTTTGCAACATTAGCCGCAGCCTATACAGGTGAATCCATGGAGGCTGATCATTGAATTGACTAGTTTTTAATTAGCCTTTTTTTGCAGCTTAGCTCATTCATGAATTCAATTGCTTGGTAACAGTCAATACCGAGAATCTGCTtggttgcaaaaaaaaaaggtacaATCCTGGTAGCTCCACCCTGAGAGGTTCTGAGCAGGGAAACCACCGCATTCAGCTAGACATTTACACGGCAAGCCCAGGACTGAATTCAATTGCTACAATAGTCGCAGTGCCCAATTTCAGTCGTATGGCACACAATGTGCCCATTGAGGATTTAAGTTACTTCAGGCAAACGTATGCATGGCGAAGACCATCGTGCAGGAAAATTAGCAGAGGCAACGGCAGAAAGGAGGAGTTACCGAAGAGGAACTGGTGTGGTGCTCACCTCGGAGACCTCGACGACGCCGGCCTGCTCGAAGAGCTGGGCGAGGCGCTCGCTGTCGACGTCGTAGGGCAGGTTGCCGACGTACACCTtggcctcctccggcggctccacGTACtcaccgacctcctcctcctccgccgccgcaacCTCCTCCTCAACACCCGCAACCTCCTCCTCCGCGACGGCCTCCAGGGCCTCGTCCTGGGCGGCGGCCTCCGGCTCGGCGACCTCCACGGAGGACTCGAAGGAGTCGGAGGCGGCGAGCGGGGCGAGCGGGAGCCGCGGGCGGGCGGAGCGCAGGCCGAGGTGGCGGGCCGGGAGAGCCGGGGAAAGGAGCACGAGGAAGGGCTTCGGGAGGGAGACGGCGGCcggggcggcgacgagggcgcggAGGGTGGCGGCGAGGGAGGACGCCATCGCCATGGACGGTGGAGACGGAGGATAAGGGATTTTGTGGGTTTGGGGAGGAGAAGGAAAGAGTGAGGATTTTGCGGGATTTGTTTACTCATCTGTTCGTTCTCGTACAGTATTTCATTTGGGCTGCGCAGGGCCGAAACGGCCCGCTATCTACCCATTCTAGTAGACAAAGTTCAAAGGGCAGGGCTGGACTGGATGAACATGGTACTACATATAATCCACTCAGAAAAAAAAAGAGACTGGATGAACATACTGCATATTCAGTTCTGTCAATCAGGATGAACAGATGGATTAACTATGTTCCAGTTCAGAAAAAAAATCAGGATGAacatgttggataattaggcaaaaAAATCCACTATTTATTCAGAATATTAAACATGACTATAACAGCTATTAAAAAAGAAATCGTGTCTAGgagaactagacactttttgatatagtagaagcgggacttagcGTGACAATTtcgaaattcgtccctgacagtAATCGAACTTCgatcgttggggtgcgccactgcgaccccaatcaGTGGGCTAAACCCACGTCATCGACTATAACAGCTATTAACATATGAGACTCAAGCATACTAGATGTACTAAgcaatgatgaggacatccctaccgaactacgacctccgtcattgcaagattaaGAATATGTTGCTGTGAAGtttaagtccaatgaagtcagaattcgacctatgacaagagctcgtgcgaagctactaaagaaataggtgaacttgttcttaaatgatactttgattaaTGAGAATTTTATACTGTCTAAGTTCTTTGActtgtgtatgatcaggtacgaggatAAAGGAAGCATcgcacaaggaggaggaggagaacagcTGGACATGGtgatggacatgaagacatcacaTAGACgcgtgagggaggagagggaggcatgtgcAAAGGAGGGAGGAGAAGAAGTCCATGTCGGTGCCACGCTCGGCgacaccggccgccacgccggccaaCCCGGTGCCACCGATCCACACGCCGGGTGACCCGGCGCCTGCCGATTCCTGCGTCGGTGCACACCGGGCACCGATCCAGGAAGTCTGGCATCTCCGCCCGGTGCCAgcccggtgccaggcccggtccCTACCGGACCATCcggcccctggcccggtcgaccgaccCCCATGTTGGTCGTGTCCaagtcagtctcgaccagatcccgatcggGGTCGGTTAGGTAACCGTAGTTTTCAacttctggtcgtcctgaactccTATATAAATGCCCATGACACCCCCAAATTTggcttagaccacgtttaagataaacactagttcatagttgattgttttgcaactctattgaatctatacaccaattcgcatcgatctggtgttttgctactgaaagtttgtgtgatctattgttccattgggaattagaaggttgcaatttaccgctttgtggtcggcggctacgtgcgcacgtgtgtggagttgcgaatatcttgcagggttgagagctgttgcattggcgacagggaccaatcgagtgactcgttgcgtcatacaagttatcctccacttcatcatcgtgttatctctgcggtgttcatcgtgtgttcatcaccatccaccgagcttactgagaagatcgggcaaccccttatcatcttggtatcagatttcagcgtttcctcTGTAAGCCATTcataatccaccccatagttgagttgtgagtgcttcctatccagaaaaagcctattagggttagggtttgccatagccttagattgcatcaatttcaagttttagttgcttttcatagttttgtttttgcgtatcttttcttccatctagtagattgttagggtttgtgttttcgctATCATCTAGTTGTCggtttttgttgctccgagtccacatagcgtacagtttgcttgttcccaaccatagacacagcctttcgatatacgtgactaggaacttttccaaaagagactagttttaccgctcgacaggctactcattagggttttggtgctttgcaattttctGTTTTGCCGTGTTACAAGGAGtagagtcataaaatcaaaaaagagaaaactaaaaagaagcaaaaagagctacaagtGCTACGTGtaataaaaagaaaaataaaaaattttaAGTGCTAGTAAagagatcaagtgaaggcctagtttacttttctgcacccgtagttgagcaatcttgtgcatgttccgttgagctttgctagtgtctctgagtgcattgcaacctgttGATCCATGTAGTTGcactgccacatttatcgccttgtgtgagtatcattggttgttttctacggtcagcgctagagcttgttattggtgcaaataggtagcctacctacagccccacatatatcttgctttgtcgtgtgattgttcttataccttgatattcgcttcgctacatccttgCACTAGTTGTCAATCCAAGTGGTAagaaatactaattcactttggagcggtaagatttacctttcttatcagttttgagtgagttgtgaaagTACCACCATAGATATTTGTTTTCGTGCActtacctactaaccatgtcttctagtgatgctaaAATTGTTGACCGGAAAAAGAAGGATAGAGGTGATATTGTttcttggagggagtatgaagcacttcgtaatgagatgcgacgtgaattccgcgaacAGGGTGAAGGACTTAATGATGACATACAGAAGGTCACCAAGAAGCTTGGcactactaatgagaccgtcaatATACAATCCAAGTACAAATGATGGATATTCAACCCAGTCTTCAAGCGTTGACACTTGCCATTGATAATATGACTCAACAACAACAATAGTCACATCATGAAGATGAGGAGAGTAATCACGGTAACCTTGATGAAGAACCGCTGCTGAAGagcgtggtgttggtcgtggtgttggacgtggtaaccgtggtcaTGGCTTTGCCGAACTCGGAGCTCGCCGTGTTCCTCCACAACCGCAAGACggtggtttgggtaagccaaaattctcaaatttgaaggaggtcctgatgttgaagaatacctcacttggtagcagaaaattgagaagttatggcgcctacatgactatactgaagacaGGAAGATTAAGCTTGCTTCCTCAgattttgatggctatgcattgcattggtgggatggagttacacgtgctcgtcaagaatatcactagtggaaaacaggccattTGTGGCGGGTCgttaggcccttttgtcgcgggcggccagccgcgacaacgaaggcgcgacaaaaggtggaccttttGTCACGGGTCagttaccacccgcgacatatggtccaccacgtggcaggtgcggggcgcgcaggggacagcCCCTTTTGTCGTGGGTGGTATTACGACCCGCAACAAAAGGACATCTACGGGCGCGCGcagaacgctgctgctttagggtttgagtacGTGGTGCAGCACCACCACCCCCCACCACCGTccccccttttatttcattttttcatttcaaaataaaagttacatatatttatacgctactacaagttgtacacattcattcattgtatatagatcgagcaaacaaatattgaAAGCAAAAGTCGATCTATTTGTAGATTCCCCTTatacatatacatggagctcacgactaccgggacaaaagcccgtcgtctattcgaactaatacatatacatggagctcccTACTACCGACGCCTCTTTGGACTAAACCGGCCGTTGTCGTTTATTACTTCTGTCAACAGAAATGTCGCCAGTTCCTCCGTAATTCCTAGTACGTGTTCCTGTGGTTGTAGGGTctcccgcatgtagtcgacctatataggaaaataaGATGAATATGATTATATCAATCATGATAACGaagtattgacgataataaattaaagttgtgaatgttattgcttacgttgaatctatTATCGTTGTGTTGCTCAgtcgttaacatgcgaatggactcgcaaacgtagtatccacatagattcgtccccgtGGCTGCTCGGGCGCACGGTACAATAGTAAATGTTAGCTGTTACGCGAAGTGCTCACCCGTAATAACCTCCTTGAAAGATGTCcaaaccctgccaggcaaaagaatgatagaATTAATATAATGGatgattaattgatatctcacgaaagatatagcgcgacaataattgaaattacctctggagaatctcctgcaagtcgcggaacccgtccaggcCTCTATTCAATGGGTCGCTTACTTCAACAATTCTCTTATCAAATTTAAtgtttagcagaatccagtggaaactgcacatgtttatatagACGTCATGAATtagacttaacatcgagtaagaaaaactgAATGTGCACAATAGATTAGTAAGACTCTCACCAGTAGTTGTagcgattcgttgcatagaaaacaaaaaaattcctaccgcgagaacgcaatccaagccaagatgcaatctagaagacgggagcaacgaggggatgatcgagactcacccttgaagatttccaaagcctataagagtaggctcttattgctacggtagacgatcacttgccgcttgcaaaagcgcgtagaagatcttgatcacggtgccacgatcgggcagcacctccgtactcggtcacacgttcggtgttgatgaagacgacgtccttctccccgttccggcgggcagcggaagtagtagctcctccttgaatccggcggcacgacggcgtggtggcggtggcgatggagaactccggcggagcttcgctaagcgttgcgggagaggtggaggagagggggtggctagggtttgggagagggggtggccggccactatggggtgcggcctccttgagggcttgtggtggccggccccctcccctatgcccctcattatatagggtggaacccccaagtgttggactacaagtcttcgaataagaccccaacccaaaaccttccatgtagtagggaaacctacccaaggtgggactcccacccaagtgggattccccccatccatgtgggggggtggccggcccccttaggtggagtccaccttggaacccccctctagggttggccgtccatgggaggtggagtccctccgggactcctccttccttagtgatttcttccggacttttctagaaccttctagaaccttccataaaatcaccggatcattttcaaacttataaaatgacttcctatatatgaatcttattctccggaccattccggaactcctcgtgatgtccgggatcccatccgagacttcgaacaatacttcgaactccattccatattcaagttctaccattacaacatcaaaccttaagtgtgtcaccctacggttcgcgaactatgtggacatgggtgagaactctctccgaccaataaccaatagcgggatctggagatccataatggctcccacatattcaacgatgactttagtgatcgaatgaaccattcacatacaataccaattccctttgtcacgcgatattttacttgtccgaggtctgatcatcggtatcactctataccttgttcaacctcgtctcctgacaagtactctttactcgtaccgtggtatgtggtctcttatgaacttattcatatgcttgcaagacattagacaacattccaccgagagggcccggagtatatctatccgtcatcgggatggacaaatcccacttgttgatccatatgcctcaactcatactttccggatacttaatcccacctttataaccacccatttacgcgagtggcgtttgatgtaatcaaagtacctttccggtataagtgatttacatgatctcatggtcataaggactaggtaactatgtatcgaaagcttatagcaaataacttaatgacgtgatcttatgctacgcttaattgggtgtgtccattacatcattcatataatgatataaccttgttattaataacatccaatgttcatgattatgaaactaatcatccattaatcaacaagctagttaagaggcatactagggactctttgttgtttacatatcacacatgtatcaatgtttcggttaatacaattatagcatggtatataaacatttatcataaacataaagatatttaataaccacttttattattgcctcttgggcatatctccaacagtctcccacttgcactagagtcaataatctagattacattgtaaggtacctaacacccatggcattacggtgttggtcatgctttgccctagggagagctttagtcaacagatctgctacattcagatcagtgtgtactttgcaaatctttacttctccatcttcgatgtactctcgAATcgtgtggtaacgcagcttgatatgcttcagcctcttgtgtgaccttggttcttgtgcattggcgatggcacccatgttgtcacagtagatgactagtgggtccaatgcactaggaaccacaccgagctctacaatgaacctcttcatccataccgcttctgatgaagcctctgaagccgctatgtactctgattatgttgaagacttcgccaccgtgcactgcttcgagcttgcccagcttactgcagcaccattcaatataaacacgtacccagactgtgacttggagtcatcaggatcagtgttccaacttgcattggtgtaactggttacaatgagctcttggtcacctccataacaaagaaacatatccttagttcttttcaagtacttcaggatattcttgaccaatgtccagtgttccatccctggatcactttgatatctgctagtcaaactaacagcatgtgctatatccggtctagtacatagcatggcatacataatagagcctactgccgaggcataggggatctgactcatcctttctctttcttctgccgtagccggtccttgagttttactcaaaaccttgcctggtaacataggtaagaatcctttcttactttcgtccattctaaacttctttagaatcttgtccaggtatgtactgtgata encodes:
- the LOC124653879 gene encoding 28 kDa ribonucleoprotein, chloroplastic-like, whose protein sequence is MAMASSLAATLRALVAAPAAVSLPKPFLVLLSPALPARHLGLRSARPRLPLAPLAASDSFESSVEVAEPEAAAQDEALEAVAEEEVAGVEEEVAAAEEEEVGEYVEPPEEAKVYVGNLPYDVDSERLAQLFEQAGVVEVSEVIYNRETDQSRGFGFVTMSTIEEAEKAVEMFHRYDVGGRLLTVNKAAPRGARVERPPRDSGSSFRIYVGNLPWQVDDSRLVEMFSEHGKVVDARVVYDRDTGRSRGFGFVTMASQVELDDAIAALDGQSLEGRALRVNVAEERPPRRF